One segment of Pseudomonadota bacterium DNA contains the following:
- a CDS encoding TonB-dependent receptor codes for MKKRLIANGEAAAAARGRGPERRIVVKPRRAVEWALYYPPLLDTRPERYPEPLRAALAAYRQNDLPAAFARLEALSPKDRMGRFFTLRAGLFLSVGRVEEAERDIAAALKANPKEGTALALRAVIAVVRNETEEALRFAQEAVTAEPRSSTPYVAFEIEPARKSLEEASRLAPEDALVWARLAEIELSLGDLDAALEATRKAEQLDPGLSRTQSVLGFAYLTRIEVDRAKTAFERALMLDPADPLPRLGLALARIREGDVDEGTQEIETAASLDPNNSLIRSYLGKAYFEQKRGGLASTEFEQAKLLDPKDPTPWFYSAIHKQTTNRPIEALHDLQHSIDLNDNRAVYRSRLLLDEDLAARGAALGRIYRDLGFQQIGLVEGWKSLSVDPADYAAHRLLADSYSALPRHEIARVSELLQSQLLQPINITPVQPQLAESDLFLLGGLGPADPSLNEFNSLFQRNRFSLLASGLVGSQETYGDEVVQSGIWNNLSYSLGQFHYETDGFRTNNDIDVDIYNAFVQARLTPKISVQAEIRRREVAHGNLDAFFEPSAFEMQRSRDFRREADSDSYRAGIHFQPNEASDLIASFIYQESDVELGRMGPVPTRSDAQAYIAETQYVMKHSIFDMVLGGGYYGLDLRIPTESPEDLVTDHGNAYIYTHIRYPRSVIWHVGLSADWFDNDELESSSSLNPKLGILWNITSRTLFRAGAFKVLKRSLIANQTLEPTQVAGFNQFFDDPNGTEAVRYGAGIDHRFSSSLSGGAEISKREVEVPVSGTPDPDDSEESLYRMYLNWAPHPRWAATLEYVKEDFDNLEPVGPRDTETQTLPISVSFFDPSGFFAKLQASYLNQEVALEADSDSDGAAFLDLGFGYRLPKRWGIFEVQVQNVLDQDYRFEGLQNRRPQPEVGVPSFLPFPPEVTVLARLTLALW; via the coding sequence GTGAAAAAGCGCTTGATCGCGAACGGGGAGGCCGCGGCTGCCGCGCGCGGCCGCGGCCCGGAGCGTCGCATCGTTGTCAAGCCCCGCCGCGCGGTCGAATGGGCGCTTTACTATCCGCCTTTGCTCGACACCCGACCCGAGCGCTACCCCGAGCCGTTACGGGCGGCGCTTGCCGCCTATCGACAAAACGATCTGCCCGCGGCCTTCGCGCGGCTCGAGGCACTTTCGCCCAAAGACCGCATGGGGCGCTTCTTCACGCTGCGGGCGGGGTTATTCCTGAGTGTGGGGCGAGTCGAGGAGGCCGAGCGGGATATTGCGGCGGCGCTCAAGGCCAACCCGAAGGAGGGTACGGCGCTCGCTCTACGCGCGGTGATTGCGGTGGTACGCAATGAGACCGAGGAGGCACTCCGTTTCGCCCAGGAAGCGGTCACGGCCGAGCCTCGTTCATCCACCCCGTATGTGGCTTTTGAGATCGAGCCGGCCCGAAAGAGCCTCGAAGAAGCCTCCCGACTCGCCCCCGAGGATGCGCTGGTCTGGGCGCGGCTCGCTGAGATCGAGCTTTCGCTGGGAGATCTCGACGCCGCCCTTGAAGCCACGCGCAAGGCCGAGCAACTCGATCCGGGTCTCTCGCGCACACAGAGTGTGCTCGGTTTCGCCTATCTCACCCGCATCGAGGTGGATCGCGCCAAGACTGCCTTCGAGCGCGCCCTCATGCTCGACCCCGCCGATCCCCTCCCCCGGCTCGGGCTCGCGCTGGCGAGGATCCGTGAGGGCGATGTCGATGAAGGCACCCAAGAGATCGAGACTGCTGCTTCCCTCGATCCCAATAACTCGCTTATCCGCAGCTATCTCGGTAAGGCTTACTTCGAGCAGAAGCGCGGCGGATTGGCCTCAACCGAGTTCGAGCAAGCCAAGCTCCTCGATCCCAAGGATCCGACACCGTGGTTTTATTCAGCCATCCACAAGCAGACGACGAATCGGCCGATCGAGGCGCTACACGATTTGCAGCACTCCATCGACCTCAACGATAACCGCGCGGTCTATCGCTCGCGCTTGCTGCTGGATGAAGATTTAGCGGCGCGTGGGGCCGCACTGGGGAGAATTTATCGCGACCTCGGATTTCAGCAAATCGGCTTAGTGGAAGGCTGGAAGTCCCTGAGCGTAGACCCGGCCGACTATGCAGCCCACCGGCTGCTAGCCGACTCGTACTCAGCCCTACCGCGGCATGAAATCGCGCGGGTAAGTGAACTCCTGCAGTCGCAGTTGCTGCAACCGATCAACATTACCCCGGTGCAACCGCAGTTGGCTGAAAGTGATCTATTCTTGCTCGGGGGCCTGGGTCCAGCCGATCCTTCCCTCAACGAATTCAACTCGCTCTTTCAGCGTAACCGCTTTAGTCTACTCGCTTCGGGTCTCGTGGGAAGCCAGGAGACCTACGGCGACGAGGTCGTGCAGTCGGGGATCTGGAATAACCTCTCCTATAGCCTCGGCCAATTTCATTACGAGACCGACGGCTTCAGGACGAATAACGATATAGACGTCGATATCTACAACGCCTTCGTGCAGGCGCGGCTCACGCCGAAAATCAGCGTGCAAGCCGAGATCCGCCGCCGCGAGGTCGCGCACGGCAATCTAGACGCCTTCTTCGAGCCGAGCGCTTTCGAGATGCAAAGGTCGCGTGATTTTCGGCGAGAGGCAGATTCCGACAGCTATCGTGCCGGGATCCACTTTCAACCTAATGAGGCTTCCGATCTGATTGCGTCGTTCATTTACCAAGAGTCCGACGTTGAGCTTGGACGGATGGGCCCGGTTCCCACGCGTAGCGACGCGCAAGCTTACATCGCCGAGACACAATACGTCATGAAGCACTCGATCTTCGATATGGTGCTTGGAGGCGGGTATTACGGACTAGACCTCCGCATTCCAACCGAAAGCCCCGAGGACTTGGTGACCGACCACGGGAACGCCTATATCTACACGCATATTCGGTACCCGCGGTCTGTTATTTGGCACGTCGGCTTGAGCGCCGACTGGTTTGATAACGATGAACTCGAAAGCTCTAGTTCCCTAAATCCGAAACTTGGGATCCTATGGAACATCACATCGCGGACGCTTTTTAGAGCGGGAGCATTCAAAGTACTGAAACGCTCTCTCATTGCAAACCAGACCTTGGAACCTACTCAGGTGGCTGGATTCAATCAGTTTTTCGATGACCCTAATGGAACCGAGGCGGTCCGCTACGGTGCCGGTATCGATCATCGCTTTAGCTCAAGCCTAAGCGGCGGTGCGGAAATATCTAAACGCGAGGTCGAAGTCCCGGTATCGGGTACTCCTGATCCGGACGATTCGGAAGAATCCCTCTACCGAATGTATTTGAACTGGGCACCGCACCCGCGATGGGCCGCGACGCTGGAATACGTTAAAGAAGACTTCGACAATCTCGAACCGGTTGGCCCGCGTGACACCGAGACGCAGACTCTACCCATTAGCGTGTCCTTCTTTGATCCCTCCGGTTTTTTCGCCAAGCTGCAGGCGAGTTATCTGAACCAGGAAGTCGCGTTGGAAGCGGATTCCGACAGCGATGGCGCCGCCTTTCTTGACCTGGGCTTCGGGTACCGCTTGCCCAAGCGCTGGGGGATCTTCGAAGTGCAAGTCCAAAACGTGCTGGACCAGGATTATCGGTTCGAAGGGCTGCAAAATAGGCGGCCGCAACCGGAGGTGGGCGTACCGTCGTTCCTGCCGTTTCCGCCTGAAGTGACTGTCCTCGCCCGGCTCACACTTGCACTTTGGTGA
- the fusA gene encoding elongation factor G, protein MTGYTTQDIRNIALVGHAGAGKTTLVEAILERVGAIKTAGTVERGNTVSDHDPLEKAHQHSLNSTVLGFDYQGKHLNLIDTPGYPDFIGRALSVLAAVETAAIIVNAQTGVQMVTQRMMAWTRARELDRLIVINQIDAENVDLFGCLEQIRRVFGDECLPINLPADNGRSVVDCFFEPAGEATDFSSVAEAHTRLIDQVVEVDDALMELYLEQGQSLDPEQLHDPFEKALREGHLIPVCFVSARTGTGLAELLNILVKLMPNPLEGNPPAFLKGEGATAERAEITPDPARHALAHVFRVAIDPFVGRLGMFRIHQGTITKDSQLFIGDGRKPFKVGHLFKLLGKESSEIPAGIPGDICAVAKVDEIHFDAVLHDSHEEDHIHLKSISFPLPMHGLAIAAKSRGDEQRLSDTLHKLEAEDPSARVEHNTALNETVLRGLGDLHVRVLLETMKERFHVEVETRPPKIAYRETVTAPSEGHHRHKKQTGGAGQFGEVFLRVRPLDRGEGYKFVDAVVGGVIPRQFIPAVEKGILQAIQEGVIAGYQIQDLEVTLYDGKYHPVDSKEVAFVAAGKKAFSEAFKSAKPVVLEPIVDIRITLPSANMGDITGDLSTKRGRVSNTSALPGGMIEIAGQAPLSELEQYQSQLKSMTGGHGSYAIEFSHYDAVPVRTQQQLMAAFKPQAAED, encoded by the coding sequence ATGACAGGCTATACAACCCAGGATATCCGAAACATCGCGCTGGTGGGACACGCGGGAGCGGGCAAAACGACCCTGGTCGAGGCGATATTGGAACGCGTGGGCGCGATTAAGACCGCCGGAACCGTTGAGCGCGGCAACACCGTCTCCGATCACGACCCCCTGGAGAAGGCACATCAGCACTCGTTGAATAGCACGGTCCTCGGGTTCGATTATCAAGGCAAGCATCTCAATCTCATCGACACTCCGGGTTATCCGGACTTTATCGGGCGGGCGCTCTCGGTCCTTGCGGCGGTTGAAACCGCGGCTATCATCGTCAATGCCCAGACCGGGGTGCAGATGGTCACGCAACGCATGATGGCATGGACGCGCGCGAGGGAGCTTGATCGGCTCATCGTCATCAACCAAATCGATGCAGAAAACGTCGATCTCTTCGGTTGTTTGGAGCAGATCCGGCGCGTCTTCGGGGATGAATGTTTGCCCATTAATCTCCCCGCCGACAACGGCCGGTCAGTCGTCGATTGCTTTTTCGAGCCCGCCGGAGAAGCCACGGATTTCTCCTCGGTGGCAGAGGCGCATACTAGGCTCATCGACCAAGTCGTCGAGGTCGATGACGCGCTCATGGAACTTTATCTCGAACAAGGGCAATCGCTCGACCCGGAACAACTGCACGACCCGTTCGAGAAAGCCTTGCGCGAAGGGCATCTAATCCCGGTCTGTTTCGTTTCCGCGCGGACCGGGACCGGGCTTGCGGAGTTACTCAATATTCTCGTCAAGCTGATGCCCAATCCGCTGGAAGGCAATCCGCCCGCCTTTCTCAAAGGTGAAGGCGCGACCGCCGAACGCGCCGAGATCACACCTGATCCCGCCCGCCACGCATTGGCGCACGTCTTCAGGGTCGCCATCGACCCCTTCGTGGGCCGTTTGGGGATGTTTCGCATTCATCAGGGCACCATCACCAAGGACAGCCAGTTGTTTATCGGGGATGGCCGCAAACCATTTAAGGTCGGACACCTGTTTAAGCTCTTGGGGAAAGAGTCGAGCGAGATCCCGGCCGGGATCCCGGGTGACATATGCGCCGTCGCCAAGGTCGACGAAATCCACTTCGATGCGGTGTTACACGACTCCCACGAAGAGGACCACATCCACCTCAAGTCGATCAGCTTCCCGTTGCCGATGCACGGCCTCGCGATCGCGGCGAAAAGCCGCGGAGATGAACAAAGGCTCTCCGATACCCTGCATAAGCTGGAAGCGGAGGACCCGAGCGCACGCGTCGAGCACAACACCGCCCTCAACGAGACCGTGTTGCGCGGTCTCGGGGATCTGCACGTCCGGGTCTTGCTGGAAACCATGAAAGAGCGTTTCCACGTCGAGGTGGAAACCCGGCCACCCAAGATCGCTTACCGCGAAACGGTTACGGCGCCCTCCGAAGGGCACCACCGGCATAAGAAACAAACCGGCGGCGCGGGTCAATTCGGTGAAGTGTTCCTGCGGGTCCGCCCGCTCGATCGCGGTGAGGGCTATAAGTTCGTCGACGCGGTGGTGGGCGGGGTCATACCGCGGCAATTTATTCCCGCCGTCGAGAAGGGGATCCTCCAGGCGATCCAGGAAGGCGTCATCGCTGGCTACCAAATCCAAGACCTTGAGGTTACTTTGTATGATGGCAAGTACCATCCCGTCGATTCCAAGGAAGTCGCCTTCGTCGCGGCCGGCAAGAAGGCGTTCAGCGAAGCTTTCAAGAGCGCCAAGCCCGTGGTGCTCGAGCCCATCGTCGACATACGTATTACCCTACCGAGCGCGAATATGGGCGATATTACTGGTGATTTGTCCACCAAGCGGGGGCGGGTGAGCAATACCAGCGCTTTGCCCGGCGGGATGATCGAGATCGCGGGGCAGGCGCCTTTGAGCGAATTGGAACAGTACCAATCACAACTCAAATCCATGACCGGCGGTCACGGCAGCTATGCCATCGAGTTCAGTCATTACGATGCGGTCCCGGTGAGGACGCAACAGCAATTGATGGCGGCTTTCAAGCCGCAAGCGGCTGAAGATTAG
- the zapE gene encoding AFG1/ZapE family ATPase gives MVWFDFDQICGGPRAPSDYIEIALCYQTVLIANIPCMDDKDNDKAKHFITLVDTFYDRSVKLIVSADATPVSLYRGAKAREQLLDWNAQTGAWFEKYVGETQKLAAAKTA, from the coding sequence GTGGTTTGGTTCGACTTCGATCAGATCTGCGGCGGACCGCGCGCTCCCTCCGATTACATCGAGATTGCGCTGTGCTATCAAACGGTCCTGATCGCTAATATCCCGTGTATGGACGACAAGGATAACGATAAGGCCAAGCATTTTATTACCTTGGTAGATACGTTTTACGACCGCAGCGTAAAGCTCATCGTGTCAGCCGATGCAACGCCCGTATCACTCTACCGGGGCGCCAAGGCGCGGGAGCAACTGCTTGACTGGAACGCGCAAACCGGCGCGTGGTTCGAGAAGTACGTCGGCGAAACCCAAAAACTAGCCGCAGCTAAGACGGCTTAA
- the zapE gene encoding cell division protein ZapE, translating to MTPQERYQEDLRREDFSPDLAQRVAIRQAQRLFDGLLASTPSAKGSARSPWAFRGGGASAKITPLKGIYFWGSVGRGKTYVMDTLFECLPFSDKLRAHFHSFMLGIHRELKGLDNVRNPLDTVAERLATSTRVLCLDELHVGDITDAMLLGNFFRAAFDRGITLVATSNEAPESLYRNGLQRERFLPAIALIHARSRPCATRTAWFGSTSIRSAADRALPPITSRLRCAIKRS from the coding sequence ATGACGCCACAGGAACGCTACCAAGAGGACCTACGTCGCGAGGATTTTTCACCCGATCTAGCCCAGCGTGTAGCCATACGCCAAGCGCAGCGCCTGTTTGACGGTCTGCTCGCATCCACGCCGAGTGCGAAAGGCTCTGCGCGGTCTCCGTGGGCGTTCCGGGGCGGTGGAGCCAGCGCCAAAATCACCCCGCTGAAGGGTATCTATTTTTGGGGTAGCGTCGGGCGAGGTAAGACCTATGTCATGGATACCTTGTTCGAGTGCCTCCCGTTTAGCGACAAGCTGCGTGCGCATTTTCACAGCTTTATGCTGGGGATCCACCGTGAGCTTAAGGGCCTCGATAATGTGCGTAACCCGCTCGATACCGTCGCGGAGCGCTTAGCAACGAGCACCCGCGTCCTGTGCCTTGACGAGCTTCACGTCGGTGATATCACGGATGCGATGCTGCTGGGAAATTTTTTTCGCGCCGCCTTCGATCGAGGCATTACTTTAGTGGCGACCTCGAATGAAGCGCCTGAGAGCCTTTACCGCAACGGGTTACAGCGTGAGCGTTTTCTTCCGGCTATCGCGCTGATCCACGCCCGATCCCGGCCGTGCGCCACGCGGACGGCGTGGTTTGGTTCGACTTCGATCAGATCTGCGGCGGACCGCGCGCTCCCTCCGATTACATCGAGATTGCGCTGTGCTATCAAACGGTCCTGA
- a CDS encoding alpha/beta hydrolase — MNSHQYNSMARCSAIFATLVVLGSSVSAGQFVRVSPDLELYYEEAGSGPAMIFIPGWTLTTEFFSRQHAHFSKRYRTISYDPRGQGRSSKTLENNHYTQHGADLKAFMDALKLRDVILIAHSYGCFDAYAYFRAFGTANAQAFICIDESPKPTVVKEGDWGIYTTFEAMRSFNNDIIYNRREMMPKFAQSMVTRKVTGEEAGWFVEQVMKTPNYIAVGLGISGDFVDYTYEAKAIDSQIPVLHVLSEQEGWTVAGKMWIKKNMPSSDVISFGLHLMFWEFPDRFNAAIDAFLEKMN, encoded by the coding sequence ATGAATAGCCACCAATACAATTCCATGGCCCGATGCAGCGCCATTTTTGCAACGCTGGTCGTGCTCGGTAGTAGCGTGTCTGCCGGCCAGTTTGTCCGGGTGAGCCCCGATTTAGAGCTTTACTACGAGGAAGCCGGATCGGGTCCCGCGATGATTTTTATCCCCGGTTGGACCCTAACGACTGAGTTTTTTTCTCGGCAGCATGCCCATTTCTCGAAACGCTACCGGACGATCAGCTACGATCCCCGAGGTCAGGGACGATCTTCCAAGACGCTGGAAAACAATCATTACACCCAGCACGGCGCGGATCTAAAGGCATTTATGGATGCGCTGAAACTCCGAGATGTCATTCTAATTGCGCATTCCTATGGTTGTTTCGATGCCTATGCCTACTTCAGAGCGTTCGGCACCGCGAATGCGCAAGCCTTCATTTGCATCGATGAATCCCCCAAGCCCACGGTGGTCAAGGAAGGCGACTGGGGCATTTACACGACATTCGAAGCCATGCGATCCTTTAATAACGATATAATCTATAACCGGCGCGAGATGATGCCAAAATTCGCCCAGTCGATGGTTACACGCAAGGTAACCGGAGAGGAAGCCGGCTGGTTCGTCGAGCAAGTCATGAAGACACCGAACTACATCGCAGTGGGGCTCGGGATTAGCGGCGATTTTGTCGATTACACCTACGAAGCGAAGGCAATAGACAGCCAGATCCCCGTGTTGCACGTCTTGAGCGAACAAGAAGGTTGGACCGTCGCGGGCAAGATGTGGATCAAGAAGAATATGCCCAGCTCGGATGTGATTTCGTTTGGTTTACACCTAATGTTCTGGGAGTTTCCGGATAGGTTCAACGCCGCCATCGATGCGTTTCTAGAGAAGATGAATTAG